ACCCATCCGCTGCGCCATGCCGCTCCCGCGGCCGAACTTGCCTGCCATGAACCCCTCGAACTACCCATGCCGCGCGTATCGCTGGCGCGGCTGATCGTATCCGCCCTGGTTGCGGGCGGCGGCATTCCAGCGTTACTGGGGGCCGATGGACGCCACCTTCGCAGACGTCACCAGGAAGGTCGACAGGTTGCAGGTGCTCTTCACGCCGGCGACGACATGTCCGATGATCGTGAGAGTCGCGATCTGGGGCGGGCTGGGCTGGTCGCTCAAGGAGGTACGACGCCCGAGGGAACCGGCCACATCGCGCACCTTGCTCGGCAGGCCGGGGCCGGCGAGCGCGTACCGGGACCCGTCTGTGGCCACGAAAGCGACGCAGGTCAGGCCGTCGCCGCGCACGGTCCCCCGCAGGGTGACGTCGCCCGATGAGCTCGTCGACGGGGATTCTCCGGGCGCACTGGGCGGGCTCGGTGTGCTGCTGGGTGTGTTCGACGTGCTGGTGCTGATGCTGGCGGGCGCGCTGCTGCTGGGTCCGGTCGCATTGTTGCCGCACCCCGCGATGAGTACGAGACCCATCACGCTCCCACCGATCCAACGGCTGTTGATTCGTGTCATGGCTGTTCCTCCCGGCGTTCTGCTGTGTGCCTTCTCCCCTTCAGACGTCCGACCGGGCGCCTCGGTTGGGCTCGGCCGGATATGAAGAGACGCGGAAGGGCCCCGCAGTCTCCTGCGGGGCCCTTCTGCGATCGAGTCATCGACCAGTACTACGTCACGTCACCACAGGCAAGGGAAACGGGACGCTACTGAACGGGTTCTACTTGAACGCCTTGATGAAATTCATTCCGTTCGGCTCGCCGACACCGGTGACATTGTCCCAGCCCTTGGTGGTGACCAGGTTCTGCGGCTTGCTGTCGACTCCGATAACGATCCCACCGTTGGGGCCGCCGTACTGAGGCTTGCTGCTTGCCGCGAACACGCCCATCGTGCCTGCCCCGTTGATGTCGGTGATCGCCGAACTGTTGCGCAGCGCGTAGAGCTTCGGCGCAGCATTACCGACCTGCACGTTGTTGTACGCCTTCGCAAGCGCGACGATCGCGGCCACGATCGGCGACGCGAGGCTGGTGCCACCGTATGCGGCGTAGTCGACCTGGGTCGACACGAGCTTCCCGTTCTTGTCAACCGTGTTATCGGTCTGACGGATCAGGAACGGCGTGTACGGGTTGGCCAAACCGGCAACGTCGGGCACAGCGCGCATCGTCGAGGACGTGGTGACAACACCCTTCTGCCAGGTCGGGATCTTCGAGACTTCGCTCACGCCGCCGCCCGCACCGTCAGTGCCGAAGCCGGTGTAGAGGGAGTACTGCGCCTTGGCCGGGTCCTTCTGCACGAAGTACAGGTTTTCCCAGCCGGCTGCTGCAACAACACTGCCGGTCTTGGTCAGACCGATCGAGGTACCACCGACAGCCGTGATGTAGGCGCTGGAGGCGGGGTAACCGATGTGCGGCTTGCCGTCGGGCTTGCAGACGGTCTTGTCAGCATTGCAACCACCGAGGTCGTTACCGGCCGCGTATGCGTTGTTGCCGGAGTCGCCACTGGAGCCGAAGGTGCTGATACCGGTCAGTGCAGCCTGCTGCAGCGGACGATCCCAGGCAGCCTGGTCGGCCTTGCTCATGCCCTTGTCGTAGGCCTCACCGAAGGACATCGAGATGGTGGAGACCTTGTGCTGGTCAACCATCAACTGCAACTGACTGGTCAGTGCTGCGTCGGTGCAACTCGCCGCGCCGTAGTAACGGATCGGGGAGTTCGGGGAGATCGAGTGCGAGGACTGCACGTCGATGGACTGCTCGGACACGACACCGTAGGGGTCGCAGGCCGGCAGGTCCTTGTCCGGGGCAGCCACGGTGGCGGTGTAGTCCTTCAGCGTCGGGTAACCCGCCGCCGTCATGTACTCGTTGGTGATCTTCAGCATGTTCGGGTCGTTGCCCCAGAGCAGTACACCGATGGTCGGCGCCTTCGTCTGCGCTGCCTTGACGCCGTACATCTGAGTCAGATCCTGCGGGAAGTAACCGCAGATGTAGTTGGACTCCTTGCCGTAGCGGGAGACCGTGGGGTAGAGGTGATCGCCCCAGTAGTTGGCGCACTCCTTGTTGCCGTCGGAGCCGTTCGCGGCGCGCTTGACATTGCCGGCCGGGGCGCTGCGCTTCAACGTGGAGCGAGTCGACCCGGCCTGCTTGGCATTGTCGACGCGCGCCTTGCGCACGGTGTTCAGACCTGAAATGCCGGACAGGCCGAGGTTGCTGGGCACCACGGGGGTGCCGACAGCAGCGAGGCCACGACTGCCGTTGGCCGTTGCGGACCGCACGCTCACTCCGAGCGCACGGTTGATCCGCGAGACGGGCGCACTGACCCGGATCTGACCGGAGGAGGTGCTGACCTGGGTCACCTTCATACCCTGGGACGCGGCCCAGGCCTTGACCCGGGAGACCTGCGCCTTCGAGGGGGCAAAGAACGCCGCGTACTGCGCGGGCGTCAGGACGGTCCCCTTGGCCAGCAACCGGTCGGCAAGGGCCTGGTTACGCAGCGGCAGCTGCAGGCCCAGCGTCATGCTGGTCGATGCCGGTGCCGAAGCGCCGAAATTCAGTCCCCCTGCGCTCGTTACCGCTGAACTTGTGAGTGCGGTCTTGCCGCTGGCACTGGACGGACTCGCCAGTGCGGCAGCAGCCGGCACCACCGCAACCGTTGTCAAAGCCGCTGTAGCAGCGGCCAGGGTGCGACGCTTCATGCGTTCACTTCTCCTTGGCATTTGTGCGAAACCTGCATGGTGTTCTCCCCTTGGCCGCTCGACCGAGTTGTGGGGCGAGGCTGTGGCAAAAATGTGCCACGACTGGCGCAACCTTAGCGCCCTATCGGCGACTTTGGTTGCGTTCGCCGGACACCCTTTCTGCAGCTCCAGATCACTGCCGAAACAAGGCAACTTCGGCAGTGCCCACCGGACTTTACTGAATCCATATACGAAATTTACTAAGTCGCATATAGTAAAAATATCAACAGGTTGGTACAGCAGTTCAGTTGCTGGTGGCCTCGCGGGGTCGATGATGTTTCCGCGTCTGTTGCACAGTTCATCCTTCAACCAACAAAGGGCGAGATGACGACTCAAACCGCGCAGAATTCCTCCGAAGTCACCGGGCGGCCGTACTCGGGAAAGACTGCGCCACAGCGCGACTTCGAGCGGCGCGAACGCCTTCTGGAAGCCGGCCTGAATCTGTTCGGTTCCAAGAGCTTCGCCAAGACCACGGTCGAAGAGCTGTGCGGTCGCGCCAAGGTCTCGACCCGGCACTTCTACCAGACCTACGACAACAAGGAGGGGCTTTTCGCTGACGTGTACGACGCCGCCACGACCGGCTCTTCCGACCGCACGCAAGCGGCCCTGGCGGCGACCAGGGGCAAACCGATCGTGGAGCGCATCACGCCCGCCTACCTGGCCTATGTCTCACCGATGATCGAGGACCCCCGGATCGCGCGGATCATCTTCGTCTCGATCGTCGGCGTGAGCCCGACGCTGGAGAGCAAGCGACTTGCCTTCCGCGAGCAACTCGTGTCGCTCATCTGCAACGAAGCCACCCAGACAAGTGAACTCAGCGCCGACACCGCGCTCCAGCTGCGCTTCAGGGCACTCGCACTCGCCGGCGCGACCTCCACCATCATCTACGACTGGGTACTGCAGCCCGGAGCACAGACCGTGGCCCAGTTGCGGCAGGCTCTGGCCTCGATCACCACGCTGCTGCTGACCACCTGGCCGCGCTGACCCGAGTGCGGCTGCGGCACAGGTATCAATGCAGGATCGGGCGGATCGTGCCCAACTGGTCCAGAAAGACGTCGACCGCGATCGCGTCGTACCCGCCTCGGGCACGTTTGGGCGGGTAGAACCGCACGCTCTGGATCGGCGGCAGCTCCTCTCCCTTGGCCATCGCGGTGAGCACGCGGTTCAGGAATCCGTCGACGTCGCCTTCGTCGTAGGCGCGCGTGCCGGTGCGGCGGGCGAAGCGCATCTCCCGCACCCAGTCCTGCTGGGTATGGGTCCATTCGCGTTGCGCACCGGCCCGGTCACTCGTTTCTGACGTACCCGCGCGGGCACCTGACCCCGGCTTCGCGGCCGGGGTCAGGTTGGGCGGCGGTGCTGCATGGTCGAAGTCCTGCTGCCAGGAGGCGACATGGGCGAACAGGGCCTCCACGGCCGCCGATGCGTACCCGTCACGCAACCGAGAACGGCGCAGGGACAACACGGAGATCGGCGGTACCGGTCGCTGCTGGCGCATCAGGACGGCCATCCTGGCGATCTGCCGGTCGACGTCCTCGGTGTTGTAACCACCGCGCTCGTGGGGCAACCGGGCGGCGCTCACCGTCTCGACGTGCGTCGCAGTCCACGGGGTACTCATGCGCCCTATCCCATCAGTAGTGGTCAGCGACGGACGAGTCGACCGCATCGCCGAACCGCCGGCTCAGATGCCCACCATAGGATCGGCTCCCATGCGCGTTCTCGTCTCCGGGGGTGCGGGCTATATCGGCTCGCACACCGCCGTCCAGTTGCTCGACCACGGTCATGATGTCGTGCTGGTCGACGACTTCGTCAACAGCAAACGCACGGCCGTTGCGGCGATCGGGCAACTCAGTGGTCGCGAAGTGCCATTGCACGAGGTCGACCTGTGTGACGCGGCGCGGACAGATCAGGTGTTTGCCGAGCAGAACATCGACGCGGTCATTCATTTCGCCGGGCTCAAAGCCGTCGGCGAAAGCGTCGCCAAGCCGCTGGAGTACTACCGCAACAACCTCGACGCGACGTTCTCCCTCCTCGCGGCGATGCGTCGCCACGGCGTGCACCGGTTCGTGTTCTCATCTTCAGCGACGGTCTACGGCGACACCGCACCCAACCCGTATCACGAGGACTACCAGCCACTTTCGGCTGCGTCGCCGTACGGGCGAACAAAGGTGATCATCGAGGCGATCCTGAGCGACGTGGCCGCCGTCGACCCCGGCCTGAAGGTCGCGCTGCTGCGTTACTTCAACCCGGTCGGCGCGCACCCGTCGGGGCGGATGGGCGAGGACCCGTCCGGCATACCGAACAACCTGATGCCCTTCATCGCCCAGGTCGCTGTGGGACGCCGGGAGAAACTGAGCATCTTCGGCGGGGACTACCCCACCGACGACGGCACGTGCGAGCGCGACTACATCCACGTGCAGGATCTCGCCGCCGGCCACATCGCAGCGCTGGAGCACCTGGACTCGATGGCAACGCCGGTGCGCGCCTTCAACCTCGGCACCGGCACCGGCACGTCGGTACTGGCACTGCTGCATGCCTTCGAGCGCGCCGTGGGTCACGAGTTGCCGCACGAGATCGTCGGGCGGCGGGCAGGTGACCTGCCGGCGTACTGGGCGGACTCGACCCGCGCCGGTACCGAACTGGGCTGGCGGGCGAAGAACACGATCGATGACATGTGCGCCGATACGTGGCGCTGGCAGTCGCAGAACCCGCAGGGCTACCCCGGGTCCTGAGGCCGCAGACCGGAAAGTTACATCTGGTCGGGCGCCGTGATACCGAGCAGCAGCAGACCTTGCACCAGTACCGAACGGGTCAGCTCCAACAACGCGAGACGTGACTCGCGCACGGCATCGTCCTCGGCCTTGATGACCGGGCACTGCTCATAGAACGAACTGAAGGTCTGCGCCAGATCGGACAGATAGCTGCACAGCCGGTGCGGCTCAAGCGTCTCCCCTACCGCGACCACGACCCCGCCGAAGTCCAGCAGCCGCAGCGCGAGCGCCCGTTCAGCCGGCTCCTGCACCACGATCGGTCCGACCGGGTCGACGACGCCGGCTTTGGCCAGGATCGAGCGGATCCGGGTCGTCGCGTACTGCAGGTAGGGGCCCGTGTCACCCTGCAGCGCGACCATCCGGTCCAGGTCGAAGGTGTATCCGCTGTCGTGCGAAACCGACAGGTCGGCGTATTTCAACGCGGCGATGCCGACCTGGTGAGAGATCACGTCGCGGGTGTGCTGGTCCAGGTCGGGGCGTGAGGCCGCGATGACCTCTGCCGATCGCGCGAACGCGGCATCGACCAGACTCTGCAGCGATACGAGGTCACCGGAACGGGTCTTGAGGATCTTGCCGTCAGCGCCGACCACATTTCCGATCTGCACGTGAATCGGAGTCAGGCCCTGCACCCACCCGGCCAACCGTGCCGTCTGCCAGCACATCGAGAAATGCAGCTGCTGCGCCGCTCCGACCACGTAGAGCGCACGATCGACGTGCAGGTCGAGCGCACGGTGCCTGATGGTGGCGATGTCGGTCACTGCATAGCCGTAGCCGCCGTCGGACTTACGCACGATCAGCGGCAACGGTTTGCCGTCACGACCCTGCACACCGTCCAGGAAGACACACAGTGCGCCCTGGCTGATCTGAGCGATGCCCTTCTCCTGCAGAGCATCACAGATGCCGGGCAGCTCGTCGTTATAGGAGGACTCACCGTCGATGTCGTCGTCGGTGAGGGTGATGTCGAGCTCGGTGTAGACCCGGTTCAGGTAGACCCGGGACAACTGCAGGATCTCCTCCCAGAAGCGCAGGGTCTCGGGGTCCCCGGACTGCAGGAGCGTCACCCGATGGCGCGCGCGAGCATCGAAATCGCCGGCGCTACCTGCGGGCTCGGCTTTCTCGGCAGTTGTGAACTTGCCGCGGGCGGCACGGTAGAACGTGTTGGGGTCGCTCTCCAGCAGCTTCGCCTCGTCGCTGTGCTCACCCACCTCCAGCAGATGCTCGATCAGCATCCCGAACGGCGTGCCCCAGTCACCGAGGTGGTTCTGCCGGATCACTTCGTGACCGAGGTACTCCAGCGTGCGTACCAGCGCATCACCGACCACGGCACTACGAAGGTGGGCGACGTGCATCTCTTTCGCGGCGTTGACCGAGGAGTACTCCACGATGACCCGTTCACGCGCAGGTTCAATGACACCGAGGTGGTCATCCTGGCGCAGCGCGTTGAGGGCACCGGAAATCCACTGCTGGGACAGCGTGACGTTGAGAAATCCGGGACCGGCAACCTCAACCGCCTCGATGATGTCGCCACGGTCGAGGTGGTCCACAATCGACTGGGCAACCTCCCGCGGCGGGCGGCCGAGGCGCTTACCGGCGGCCATCGCGGCGTTCACCTGCAGGTCGGCGGCGGTCTGCCGTTTGTTGGCCGCACGGATGACAGGGTCGACGTCGGCCCACGCAGGCCCGAACGCTGCGGCCATCGCCTGCTGGATGTGCGGGGTGAGGGCGGTAGTCGGATCAGGCATGAGGCCAAGGATATCGACGCAGCACGGCCATCCCGAACCGATTTCCGTGTCGTCTCAGCTCCAGCTCAGCTGACATCGATACGGTCCGCACGCTCCGATCCGCCACCTGGAAAGTCGAACCTTGAGTCACCTCACCTACCTGCAGGCCAGCGTGATGGGCCTGTTGCAGGGCGTCACCGAGCTCGTCCCCATCTCCAGTCTCGGGCACTCACTGCTGGTGCCGGCCTGGATCGGCGGGTCCTGGGCGGACCTGGTGACCCAGCAGGGTTCGAAGAGCGCAACCCCGTTCCTCGCGTTCATCGTCGCGCTGCACGTGGCGACTGCATTCGCGTTGATCGCGTTCCAGTGGCGCGACTGGCTGCAGGTGCTCGGCGGGGTCGGCGACGTGGCGCGAGATCGCCGGATAAGCACGCCGCGCGCCCGCCTGCTCGCACTCCTGGTCGCCGCGACGATCCCCATCGGGATCATCGGGCTGGTGCTGGACAAACCGTTGCGGCATCTTTTCTCCCACCCCATTGCGGCCGCGATCTTCCTCACCGCGAACGGCCTGGTGCTGTTGACCGTCGAGTTGCTCACGCAGCGAACCGGCCGAAAGTCACGCGGATCGCACTCTGCAGGTGAGGGCGGCGCCGAACTGGACTTCTCGCACACCGGTTTCGGTGAAGCGATTGCGATCGGCACAAGTCAGGCCCTTGCCCTCCTTCCCGGCATCTCACGATCCGGGGTCACCATCTCGGCCGGCCTGCTGCGCGGATGGAGCCATGAGCGCGCGGTGCACTTCGCCTTCCTGCTCGCCACCCCGATCATCCTCGCGGCCGGAGTACTGAAGATCCCCGAGCTGTTCGGTCCGGAAGGTAAAGGGATCGGCGGTCAGGTGCTGGTGGGATTCGTCATTGCCTTCATCGCGGCGTATGCAGCTGCCCGCTGGCTGACCCGCTTCCTACGCACCCGCACGCTCTATCCCTTCGTCATCTACTGCCTGATCGCCGGCGTCGCCAGCATCATCCGCTTCGCCTGAACAGGATATTTTGGGGAATTGCGTTGCGGACGTAGACGATTCGTCATCGACCGACCTTAGTTACGATACCGTGGGGTTTCAACACGCCCCCCACGCGCGCATAATGAGAGGTAATGGCAACCTCATCTCACCACCCGCGCCCCCGTCTCGCCAACAGCCCGTTCCAGCCTCACCAGGAGCCGGATGTCGAGCACTTCGAGCTCAACGACCGCGTCTCGCACGACTCCTACGGAGTGGGCAAGGTCATCGGGGTCGACGCCAGCGGACTCACCGTCGATTTCAGCAGCAAGACGGTCCGCATCACCACGCCCTTCCGGAAGATGACCAAGATCTAGATTCTCCGGTCGGCGGCTGGTCGGTTTTGCAAAACTAGGCCGGTGAGCCGCCTACGACGTGGGACGGCTCCACTTGGACCACGCCGCCTGTTTGGTGGTGCCTGACAAGTCAGCCACCTGGCTCCACGAGCCTGCGACAGCAAGTGAACGGGCCGACTGTGCCACGCAGGTACCTGCGTGGCCGGTCATCGACAGCAGCTCTGTGAATGATTCACGACTGTCCCGCAGGGCGAGTTCGGACATCGCATGACGGGCGACCTCGGCCAGCTGTGCCGTGGGAAGTCCTTTGAGGTCTTCGGGCGACATTGCCACCACGCTCTCTCTCGCGAATATGCGCTAACTCCGGCGTTGCCTCTGACGCTGGCTCACGCTACGGCAGTGGCGTCGGAAGCCGGGGTGGCACGCAGGACGAAGTCCAGCTGGGCCGACGGATCATCGAAGGTGCGGATGAAGGACCGGTCCGGCCAGCGGTATTCCACGCACCGCTCGTCAGGTCGGTAGATGGCGGTGTAGAGCGTGCCGAAACCGCCCGCGAAATTCTCCGCCCGCACGGGCGCTTCCATGAAGACCTTCGCGAGTTCGTCCCGATCGGGTCCACCGTTAATGAGGTCCAGCAGCAGATCGTGCCGCTCCACGCTACGCAGTTGGCGCGCATGCTCGGGGAATTCCGGCGTCCTTCCCCGGTGGTTCGTCGCCGCCTGGAGCGGCCGGTATTCCGGTGCGGCGTCCTGGGCTACGTACGCGGTGACCGCCTTGCCGTGCGCGTCAGCAATGGTCAGGTTGTAGGCCATGGCCATGGGGATGGTGTCGAGCTTGGCCTTCGCCTCCTGCACCGTCGCGCAGGTCTCCAGCACGTAGCGAACGACCATCGGCACTGCGAATCCCTGCCCCGAGCCCGGTCGTCCACCGAATGCGAGGGACACCATGAGCCCGGCGTCGTTCATCCCGTCCAGCAGCCCCCAGAGGCAGTCGCTGGTACCGATGACCTGGTAGGGACCGAACCCGGTGGACAGCACCACGCGCTCCCACAGATCGGGGTTGTAGTCGTAGTTGCGCACCAGGGTCGGCCGGTCTCCCGTCAGTACCGCCTGCGAGCACCCCGGCGCGAACTGCGGTAGATCCCATCCGGTCAGGAAGCGCGCGAGAAGCTCGTCGCCGCCACCCAGCTGGACCATCCGCTGCCACGTCGGCAGCAGCTCGGGCATGTGCTGGGCCAGCAGCTCGGAGCAGATCTGCAGGCTGGGGCGGCGTGCCTCGCCCTCGCTGAGATACCAGGCCCGGTAGGCCGGCCAGGTGGCGTCGAGCAGCCCCTTCCACTGTGCGCCGGGCCGCTGTTCCCGGATGGCGAACATGGTCAGCTCACGCTCGTAGGTGGGGCGCGGCTGATGACCGACCGGCTCGCCGATCGCGGCGGGCCATTCGGCGGACCAGCCAGTGCCCACCCCATCATCGGCCCAGTGCTGCTGAGCCGGCAAAGGCTGCCATGCCCAGCTTCGACCAATGGCACTACCAACCTCGACAATCCCGTGCGACAGGGCCGCCTGAGCAGCCGGATCGCGGCGGCGGGACAGCTCCTGAGCCACTGCCCTCAGCAGTGACCCGAGGTCATCGGAGGTCGCGAGGGTGAGGTCGGTTGGTGCTTCAGCATCGTTCGTCAAGGTAAACATGACGTCAAGATTAAATTGACGACCTGGACGCCGTCAAGCCAGAATTGACTGGTGCCCGTGCGTGGCGGTACCTGTGGCGGGGTACAACAGGGTCATGCGTATCTTCTTCACCGGAGGCAGCGGTAAGGCCGGCCGACACGTCGCGCCCTACCTCGCCGATCAGGGCCACCACGTCACCAATGCCGACCTCGTACCGCTGGGCCACCCGGCGGTCACCGACCTGCGGGTCGATCTCACCAGTGCCGGTGAGACCTATTCAGCGCTCGCCGGGCTGGCGAATCTGGACGAGTTGGACCTGCCGGAGGCCCCGCGGTACGACGCCGTGGTGCACTTCGCGGCAATACCGCGCATCGCTCTCATGTCCGACGCGACAACGTATGCAACGAACGTGCTCAGCACCTACAACGTGCTGGAGGCCGCGACCCGACTGGGCGTGCGCAAGATCGTGTTCGCCTCCTCGGAGACGACCTACGGAATCTGCTTCGCACAGGGCGAGCGCCGCCCGCTCTACCTGCCCGTCGACGAGGAGCACCCGACCGTCCCCGAGGACGCCTACGCCATGTCGAAGGTCGCGAGTGAGGCCACAGCGCGGTCGTTCCACGCCCGCACCGGAGCGGACATCTACGGGCTGCGGATCAACAACGTGATCGAGCCGCACGAATACACGCAGTTGTTCCCCGACTTTCTCCAGGACCCATCGCTGCGACGCCGCAACATCTTCGCCTACATCGACACCCGCGACCTGGGCCACCTGGTGGCGCGCTGCCTGCACACCGATGGGCTGGGCTACGAGGTGTTCAACGTCGCCAACGCCGATATGTCCGTCGCGGCCACGAACGATCAGGTCCGTGAGCGCTTCTACGACGGCGTGCAGGTGCGCCGCGAGATGGGCCGCGACGAGACGTTCTACTGCATCGACAAGGCACGCGATCTGCTCGGCTATGCACCCACCCACTCCTGGCGCGATGAACTGACCGACCCCGGCGCCGAGGAAGTCCGAGCATGAAGCCGGGTCGATGAACATGCACTTTCGCGAGCATTGCTGCTGCAGAACGCCGTCGTTCCGGGGTCTGCACAGCGCGCGACCAGCAGAGTGCATGTTGGCCGCTGCGCGCGACGCTCCGCGCGTCAGCCGGCGACGTAGATCGTGTTGGTCGACTCGCCACCGGTCAGGAAGTTCGCGAAGCTGACGACATGCGCGTCGCAGGTATCGAAGACCTGAGCCAGCAGCGCGTTGAAGTCCTCATCCGGCGGGTCGTCCGACCACAGAGCGAAGACACCGCCGGGGGCGAGGTGCCGTTTCAGTTGGCGTAGCCCGTCCAGGCTGTAGAACGCGGCGTGGCTGGGGTGCAGCACGTGCCTTGGGGTGTGGTCGATGTCCAGCAGTACGGCGTCGAAGACACGGCCGGGCGCGTCGGGGTCGAATCCACGCTCGGATGCGGACATCGCGAAGAAGTCGTCGAAGACCAGTCGAGTGCGAGGGTCGCCCACCAACTCGGCGGCGCCGGGCAGTAACTCTTTTTCGTGCCACTCGATGACCTCGGCCATTGCGTCCACGACGATCATCGAACTGACGCGGACATCCTCCAATGCGGCCCGCGCCGTCCACCCCAGGCCAAGTCCGCCGACCACGACGTCCAGATGTGCGCCACAGGCCTGTGCGAGACCCAGCCTGGCCAGCTCCACCTCAGCGACGGTGAACAAACTCGACATCAGAAACTCGTCGCCGAGCTTCACTTCATAGACGTCGACCTTGAGCGTGGGCTCCACCCGGCGGCGCAGGCTGATCTCGCCGCGGGGGGTCGCACTGAAAGCCAGCTCTTCGAATCGTGCACTCACCCGACGAACGTAGTGCAGCCCCCGTGGTTAAGGATCAGGGTGGGACCCCGGCGATGGCGCTTATCTGGAGACCAAGGAGGCGCTGACCGGGCGAATGACCCTCAGGAAACCGTTACCTGCGACCGGTCGAAGGCGAGGTAGCCCGCGAAGTCACGGCCGACGCGCTTGGTCGCACCGTCGTAGAGGTCGGGGTAGCTCCAGGCCGCGTCCTTGTGGGCGCCGCCAGGCGTCGTGACGTCCCAGTACTGGGCGGCGCCCTTCCACGGACAGGTGTAGGCCGTCGAGCTGGTCGTGAAGAGCGCCGCATCGATGGAACTGGGCGGGAAGTAGTAGTTCCCCTCGATCGAAACGACCTCGTCCTCCGTGGCGGTAGCGACGACGACATCGTTGATGCTGACCTGCATGATCTGCTCCCTTGATTGCGGTGCTGACTCTTACGGTGAGTAGCGCCTTTCGAGCCTACGTTCCCAATCGTTGCGATCGACATGCACGTCGGCAACTCGAGCTCCGAGTACCCCGTCGTCGCCGGGGGTACGGGTAGCCGAGTCCGACGAAGTGCATGTCCGTCGCTGCACGAAACCGCCGACGCCCGTAGCCGTCAGACCGGCTCGAGCAACGGAGTACCCGCCTCTTGAGCCAGGGCAGCGATCTGTTGCGACACAGTCGACGTGCCGGTGCGCAGTGGACACGAATAATCGGCAACCGATTGACTTACCCTCATGAATTTCCTGAGCCGGATGCCCCCCGCTCGGCTCGGTGCCTGCGGTGCGCTGCTGTCGATGACGACGGTGCAACTGGGCGTCGCGGCATCCGTGGGCTTCTTCGACCGCATCGGCGCCCGGGGCACTGCATGGCTGCGCCTGGTCTGGGCAGCGGTGATCTTCCTGATCGTCGCGCGACCCTGGCGCTCGACGTGGACGCGAAAGAATCTGCTGACCTGCGCCGCGCTGGGCGTCGTCACCGCGGTGATGACGTTGTCATTCATGACCGCCGTCTCCCGGATCCCGCTGGGTACAGCGAGCGCGTTGGAATTCCTCGGCCCGCTCACCATCGGTGTGCTGCGGGGTAAGGGCTCTGCCCGGCTCTGGGCGGTGGCCGCGGCGGCCGGCGTCCTGCTGATGACGGGGCCGTGGGCCAGCAGCGCCAACCTCGTCGGCGTCGGTTTCGCGCTGATTGCCGGGCTGTGCTGGGGTGCGTACATTTTGCTCACCCAGCGCGCGGGCGATGCCGTGGAGGGGGTGCAGGCGCTGGCCATCTCGATGCCGGTCGCTGCGCTCGTTGCCACCATCATCGTCGGGCCATCGACATTCGGCCGGCTCAGCTGGTCGGTGATGGCCAGCGGCATCGGCCTGGCGTTGCTGATGCCGGTGATCCCTTTCACC
This portion of the Dermatophilaceae bacterium Sec6.4 genome encodes:
- a CDS encoding S53 family serine peptidase, whose amino-acid sequence is MKRRTLAAATAALTTVAVVPAAAALASPSSASGKTALTSSAVTSAGGLNFGASAPASTSMTLGLQLPLRNQALADRLLAKGTVLTPAQYAAFFAPSKAQVSRVKAWAASQGMKVTQVSTSSGQIRVSAPVSRINRALGVSVRSATANGSRGLAAVGTPVVPSNLGLSGISGLNTVRKARVDNAKQAGSTRSTLKRSAPAGNVKRAANGSDGNKECANYWGDHLYPTVSRYGKESNYICGYFPQDLTQMYGVKAAQTKAPTIGVLLWGNDPNMLKITNEYMTAAGYPTLKDYTATVAAPDKDLPACDPYGVVSEQSIDVQSSHSISPNSPIRYYGAASCTDAALTSQLQLMVDQHKVSTISMSFGEAYDKGMSKADQAAWDRPLQQAALTGISTFGSSGDSGNNAYAAGNDLGGCNADKTVCKPDGKPHIGYPASSAYITAVGGTSIGLTKTGSVVAAAGWENLYFVQKDPAKAQYSLYTGFGTDGAGGGVSEVSKIPTWQKGVVTTSSTMRAVPDVAGLANPYTPFLIRQTDNTVDKNGKLVSTQVDYAAYGGTSLASPIVAAIVALAKAYNNVQVGNAAPKLYALRNSSAITDINGAGTMGVFAASSKPQYGGPNGGIVIGVDSKPQNLVTTKGWDNVTGVGEPNGMNFIKAFK
- a CDS encoding TetR/AcrR family transcriptional regulator encodes the protein MTTQTAQNSSEVTGRPYSGKTAPQRDFERRERLLEAGLNLFGSKSFAKTTVEELCGRAKVSTRHFYQTYDNKEGLFADVYDAATTGSSDRTQAALAATRGKPIVERITPAYLAYVSPMIEDPRIARIIFVSIVGVSPTLESKRLAFREQLVSLICNEATQTSELSADTALQLRFRALALAGATSTIIYDWVLQPGAQTVAQLRQALASITTLLLTTWPR
- a CDS encoding DivIVA domain-containing protein, encoding MSTPWTATHVETVSAARLPHERGGYNTEDVDRQIARMAVLMRQQRPVPPISVLSLRRSRLRDGYASAAVEALFAHVASWQQDFDHAAPPPNLTPAAKPGSGARAGTSETSDRAGAQREWTHTQQDWVREMRFARRTGTRAYDEGDVDGFLNRVLTAMAKGEELPPIQSVRFYPPKRARGGYDAIAVDVFLDQLGTIRPILH
- the galE gene encoding UDP-glucose 4-epimerase GalE, whose amino-acid sequence is MRVLVSGGAGYIGSHTAVQLLDHGHDVVLVDDFVNSKRTAVAAIGQLSGREVPLHEVDLCDAARTDQVFAEQNIDAVIHFAGLKAVGESVAKPLEYYRNNLDATFSLLAAMRRHGVHRFVFSSSATVYGDTAPNPYHEDYQPLSAASPYGRTKVIIEAILSDVAAVDPGLKVALLRYFNPVGAHPSGRMGEDPSGIPNNLMPFIAQVAVGRREKLSIFGGDYPTDDGTCERDYIHVQDLAAGHIAALEHLDSMATPVRAFNLGTGTGTSVLALLHAFERAVGHELPHEIVGRRAGDLPAYWADSTRAGTELGWRAKNTIDDMCADTWRWQSQNPQGYPGS
- the argS gene encoding arginine--tRNA ligase; translation: MPDPTTALTPHIQQAMAAAFGPAWADVDPVIRAANKRQTAADLQVNAAMAAGKRLGRPPREVAQSIVDHLDRGDIIEAVEVAGPGFLNVTLSQQWISGALNALRQDDHLGVIEPARERVIVEYSSVNAAKEMHVAHLRSAVVGDALVRTLEYLGHEVIRQNHLGDWGTPFGMLIEHLLEVGEHSDEAKLLESDPNTFYRAARGKFTTAEKAEPAGSAGDFDARARHRVTLLQSGDPETLRFWEEILQLSRVYLNRVYTELDITLTDDDIDGESSYNDELPGICDALQEKGIAQISQGALCVFLDGVQGRDGKPLPLIVRKSDGGYGYAVTDIATIRHRALDLHVDRALYVVGAAQQLHFSMCWQTARLAGWVQGLTPIHVQIGNVVGADGKILKTRSGDLVSLQSLVDAAFARSAEVIAASRPDLDQHTRDVISHQVGIAALKYADLSVSHDSGYTFDLDRMVALQGDTGPYLQYATTRIRSILAKAGVVDPVGPIVVQEPAERALALRLLDFGGVVVAVGETLEPHRLCSYLSDLAQTFSSFYEQCPVIKAEDDAVRESRLALLELTRSVLVQGLLLLGITAPDQM